From one Ignavibacteria bacterium genomic stretch:
- the yidC gene encoding membrane protein insertase YidC has translation MDRTSLIGIILIGVVVASWIFIQSTFSSRDITPQQTAAKKEKADSSRTAVTSVLAQADTPAKAPLPEERITIETDLLRVVLSSQGGTIRSWKLKGYKPWYHALKPHDMVDLVHPGAHEFGFSFRQTNGSKLNAYDIPFTWGTGQRTIVVKGADSVVIRGTATLPSGGSIERDYVFYGNRYGVQTRLVLDNLEATIPQTNRFVNLEWAQGIRYQEHNSVDESNSAVAIAAYGDEIDELDATDYNTPEERSASGHIRYLATRTKYFSVALMPSAGFDGSVFYAGTRYGAKNEGHVEKYSLTYKLPYSGGRQVHNVLLYAGPMQYDTLQNYGLTGIMNFGFKWIVKPIGEYFMLPTMKFIHGFIPNWGIAIIVFGLLLKVVLYPLSIKQLQSAQKMQLVAPLMNEIREKYKDDMQRQQQETMKLYGEYGINPAGGCFPLLLQMPILYAMYAVLNMNIELRQAAFLPFWITDLSVPDVILSIPFKLPIVNIDKFSGLAIAMGATLLIQQKQVVTDPRQKALVYMMPVMLTLMFSTLPAGLNLYYFVFNIVGIIQQWYMKHHSKNKLTLADLKAMPKKESWMQRKMREAQEMAAAQGRTLPGQQGGSGKARQSGQQASGTSRKKGGKR, from the coding sequence ATGGATCGTACCTCACTGATTGGTATTATTCTTATTGGCGTTGTTGTTGCATCGTGGATTTTTATACAGTCCACCTTTAGTTCGCGTGATATAACACCACAGCAAACTGCCGCAAAAAAAGAAAAGGCCGACAGTAGTAGAACGGCTGTTACATCGGTTCTTGCACAGGCAGATACGCCTGCCAAAGCCCCTTTACCTGAAGAGAGGATTACCATAGAAACTGATTTGCTCAGGGTTGTGCTGAGCTCACAGGGAGGTACAATTCGCTCGTGGAAATTAAAAGGCTATAAACCGTGGTACCATGCGTTAAAACCACATGACATGGTTGACCTTGTCCATCCCGGTGCCCATGAGTTCGGCTTTAGCTTTAGGCAGACCAATGGCAGCAAGCTTAACGCATACGATATCCCATTTACGTGGGGAACCGGGCAGCGCACGATTGTTGTGAAAGGGGCTGACAGCGTTGTTATCCGTGGTACCGCAACCTTGCCTTCAGGTGGTTCGATAGAACGTGACTACGTGTTTTACGGGAATCGCTACGGTGTGCAAACGCGGCTGGTTTTGGATAACCTGGAAGCAACAATACCACAAACAAACCGGTTTGTTAACCTGGAGTGGGCCCAGGGTATTCGGTATCAGGAACATAACTCGGTTGATGAAAGCAACAGTGCAGTGGCGATTGCAGCATACGGAGACGAGATAGATGAACTGGATGCTACTGACTACAATACACCGGAAGAGCGGAGCGCTAGCGGACATATCAGGTATCTGGCAACACGGACAAAGTATTTTAGCGTGGCTCTTATGCCGTCAGCTGGGTTTGACGGCTCCGTGTTTTACGCCGGAACCCGTTACGGTGCTAAAAATGAAGGGCATGTAGAGAAATATTCGCTTACCTATAAACTGCCGTATTCGGGTGGACGCCAGGTGCATAATGTTCTCTTGTATGCCGGACCGATGCAGTACGATACTCTTCAGAATTACGGCTTAACCGGTATCATGAACTTTGGGTTTAAATGGATTGTTAAGCCCATTGGTGAATACTTTATGCTGCCCACCATGAAGTTTATTCACGGCTTCATACCCAATTGGGGAATAGCAATCATTGTATTCGGACTCTTATTAAAAGTCGTGCTCTACCCACTGAGTATCAAGCAACTCCAGAGTGCACAAAAAATGCAGCTCGTTGCACCGCTCATGAATGAAATTCGGGAAAAGTATAAGGACGACATGCAACGCCAGCAGCAGGAAACCATGAAACTGTATGGCGAATACGGTATCAATCCGGCAGGCGGCTGTTTCCCGCTCCTACTGCAAATGCCAATTCTGTACGCGATGTATGCTGTTCTGAACATGAACATCGAACTTCGGCAGGCAGCATTCCTGCCATTCTGGATAACTGACCTGTCGGTGCCTGACGTTATTCTTTCGATACCGTTTAAGCTCCCGATTGTAAACATCGATAAATTTTCGGGTCTGGCAATTGCCATGGGGGCCACCCTGCTGATACAGCAGAAGCAGGTGGTAACCGATCCAAGGCAGAAAGCCTTGGTGTACATGATGCCCGTCATGTTAACATTAATGTTCTCAACCTTGCCGGCGGGGCTGAACCTGTACTACTTTGTGTTTAATATCGTTGGGATTATTCAGCAATGGTACATGAAACACCACAGCAAGAACAAGCTTACCCTGGCTGATCTAAAGGCAATGCCCAAGAAAGAATCATGGATGCAGCGAAAGATGAGGGAGGCCCAGGAGATGGCAGCTGCGCAGGGGCGCACCCTGCCCGGACAGCAGGGAGGCAGTGGAAAAGCCCGCCAGTCAGGACAGCAGGCGTCAGGCACTAGCCGGAAAAAGGGCGGAAAGCGGTGA
- a CDS encoding choice-of-anchor D domain-containing protein, whose translation MKSRILFIGMIAITIAFSAFNSMAQNSFKRLTVIEEFTSATCPPCVAASQALLQVVKMSNNIVSVRFHMDWPAPGDPWNLANPTDNATRKNYYNVGGIPYSRVNGIQINPQSASALLTQANSDNAEGSPVGIEVKETKTGTNDYKVEVKVNTNIALSGHTLHVAVVSRFAEYPGLKSSLPGSNGEEEFYDAMNKMLPNATGTSLNLSAGGEQTFTFTYKRGVGETWPANQQFIVAYIQNESTKRVLNAGTNLVVYRADLAAVSPVWEPINRGASAVKKVRVTNPTDKELICTLSINNEQNLTQNGWNASLSSYEVDLLPGESTEISINSTAVNRAFFCAIELAATPIVKDAIAEVTVLTTGYLTNSRVAVYAGASNGAVGQAIAAIATKFATDVAYVPLNQDVMLAFPPETSFDAIILPSGYDGRFAIPALTPIADQMLKANKGVWLTAPVGLAVALNPENQQYAGYPQAKAFFESYGLGLNSTIGRTSGQYYAQFDLAGTPNNPISNGWSAKANDAHQNWPFAMEAQDLISIQNNKSKAFVYTNGNTTNIVGVYSEEGKRKFVFSSFGAEHIANEANRNAITERVIEYLLAGTNTTNKPEITLSTPTLAFGNVEVGKTVNRTVTITNSGNADLELTGTALGGPDGTDFDIIEGLIDGGKKVTVKPNGTHAVRVQFQPSTVKASFVGTLAITGNASSPNIQLTGSSTTASVETEAVSETGAISMKLTGSNPVTEQSAVQISSSQHVQVTVVDVAGRVVATLFTGLPSGPQALSLANLNMPSGTYMVVAQSGAEQAVLSFVVAQ comes from the coding sequence ATGAAAAGTCGGATTCTTTTTATAGGCATGATTGCGATCACAATTGCATTCTCTGCCTTTAATAGTATGGCTCAGAACAGCTTCAAACGGCTTACCGTTATTGAAGAATTTACGAGCGCTACTTGTCCACCCTGTGTTGCAGCCAGCCAGGCATTGCTGCAAGTTGTAAAAATGTCAAACAATATTGTTTCGGTACGGTTCCACATGGACTGGCCTGCACCGGGCGATCCGTGGAATCTTGCCAATCCCACTGACAATGCAACGCGCAAGAACTATTATAATGTGGGAGGTATCCCATATTCCCGCGTGAACGGTATTCAAATTAATCCGCAAAGCGCTTCTGCATTGTTAACACAGGCAAACAGCGACAATGCTGAAGGCTCACCTGTTGGCATCGAGGTGAAAGAAACAAAGACCGGAACCAATGACTACAAGGTTGAGGTGAAGGTAAACACTAATATTGCCTTATCGGGCCATACGCTTCACGTTGCAGTAGTAAGCAGGTTTGCAGAATATCCGGGGTTGAAGAGTAGTCTTCCGGGCTCTAATGGCGAAGAAGAATTTTATGATGCAATGAATAAGATGCTACCCAATGCCACAGGAACCAGCCTTAACTTGTCGGCAGGCGGAGAACAGACATTTACATTCACCTATAAAAGAGGTGTTGGCGAAACCTGGCCGGCTAATCAGCAGTTTATCGTTGCCTACATTCAGAACGAATCAACAAAACGGGTTCTGAATGCCGGTACCAACCTCGTTGTTTATCGTGCCGATCTGGCTGCAGTTTCACCGGTATGGGAACCAATCAATCGTGGTGCCTCTGCAGTAAAAAAGGTGCGTGTTACCAATCCGACTGATAAAGAACTTATTTGCACGCTGTCTATTAACAATGAGCAAAACCTGACCCAGAATGGCTGGAATGCATCCCTGTCCAGTTATGAAGTTGACCTGCTCCCCGGCGAGAGCACCGAAATTTCGATTAACTCGACTGCCGTCAACCGTGCATTTTTCTGCGCTATCGAGCTTGCCGCAACACCAATCGTAAAAGATGCAATCGCTGAAGTAACAGTGCTGACCACCGGCTACCTTACCAATTCCCGGGTCGCAGTGTACGCAGGTGCATCCAATGGCGCTGTTGGGCAGGCCATTGCGGCCATTGCTACCAAGTTTGCCACCGATGTTGCCTACGTGCCCCTTAACCAGGATGTAATGCTGGCATTCCCGCCGGAAACGTCGTTCGACGCCATTATCCTTCCGAGTGGCTATGATGGCAGGTTTGCAATACCGGCACTTACGCCAATTGCCGACCAAATGCTGAAAGCTAATAAAGGTGTGTGGCTGACGGCGCCCGTGGGCCTTGCCGTAGCATTGAATCCGGAAAACCAGCAATATGCCGGCTATCCTCAGGCTAAGGCTTTCTTCGAAAGTTATGGTCTGGGTCTGAACTCAACAATTGGCAGAACAAGCGGACAGTACTATGCACAATTCGACCTGGCTGGTACACCGAATAATCCTATCAGCAATGGATGGTCCGCAAAGGCCAATGATGCTCACCAAAACTGGCCGTTTGCGATGGAAGCACAAGACCTGATTTCGATTCAAAACAATAAGAGCAAGGCGTTTGTGTACACCAACGGGAACACAACCAACATCGTTGGGGTTTACTCTGAAGAAGGAAAGAGAAAATTTGTATTCTCCAGTTTTGGTGCTGAGCATATCGCAAACGAAGCAAACAGAAATGCAATTACCGAGCGCGTTATCGAATACCTGCTGGCAGGTACAAACACAACGAATAAGCCGGAAATCACGCTGAGCACCCCCACGCTTGCGTTTGGAAACGTGGAGGTTGGCAAGACCGTTAACAGAACAGTTACCATTACAAACTCAGGGAATGCTGACCTTGAACTAACAGGTACTGCGCTGGGTGGCCCGGACGGGACAGACTTTGATATCATCGAAGGTTTAATTGACGGAGGAAAGAAAGTAACTGTAAAACCCAATGGCACACATGCCGTCCGCGTTCAGTTCCAACCGTCTACGGTTAAGGCCAGTTTTGTTGGTACACTTGCCATTACCGGGAATGCTTCCTCACCCAATATTCAGCTTACCGGTTCTTCAACAACCGCTTCGGTTGAGACTGAAGCCGTTAGCGAGACGGGTGCCATTTCCATGAAATTAACGGGCAGCAATCCTGTTACAGAACAATCAGCCGTACAGATTTCCTCTTCGCAACACGTAC